In a genomic window of Halostella litorea:
- a CDS encoding SHOCT domain-containing protein, giving the protein MTTNTNSLVTAGLIVVGALLVLPLAGMGGMMGTGAGPMMGGWGSGMGGAAPGWMLLFGVLMQLLFLGALVGAGYLVYRALTGADGDDPAVEELRLAYARGDLTDEEYDQRRDALERDS; this is encoded by the coding sequence ATGACAACCAACACGAACTCGCTCGTCACAGCCGGGTTGATCGTCGTCGGGGCGCTCCTCGTCCTCCCGCTTGCCGGCATGGGCGGGATGATGGGGACGGGGGCGGGGCCGATGATGGGTGGCTGGGGGTCCGGAATGGGCGGCGCGGCCCCGGGCTGGATGCTGCTGTTCGGCGTCCTGATGCAGTTGCTGTTCCTGGGCGCGCTCGTCGGCGCTGGCTACCTCGTCTACCGCGCGCTGACGGGGGCCGACGGTGACGACCCGGCGGTCGAGGAACTGCGCCTCGCGTACGCCCGCGGCGACCTCACCGACGAGGAGTACGACCAGCGACGCGACGCGCTCGAACGGGATAGCTGA
- a CDS encoding metal-dependent hydrolase, producing MWPWGHLAAGYLLWTALVRERRFRPPTGAEAVLLAVGTQFPDLVDKPLAWSLGVLPNGRSLAHSMFVAAAVVAVAVALARRRDRPVLGVAFGVGYGVHLATDALPTLAAGRYADLAFLAWPLLPAVEYDTDPSFAAHFLGIEPTPLFLFEIGLSAVALAVWVRDGTPGVDALRATLGGLRTAITE from the coding sequence ATGTGGCCCTGGGGACACCTCGCTGCCGGCTACCTGCTGTGGACAGCCCTCGTACGCGAGCGCCGGTTCCGGCCGCCGACGGGTGCCGAGGCGGTCCTGCTCGCCGTCGGGACGCAGTTCCCTGACCTCGTCGACAAGCCGCTGGCCTGGTCGCTCGGTGTGCTCCCGAACGGCCGGTCGCTCGCCCACTCGATGTTCGTCGCGGCGGCGGTCGTCGCGGTCGCCGTGGCGCTCGCTCGCCGTCGCGACCGTCCGGTTCTCGGGGTCGCCTTCGGCGTCGGGTACGGCGTCCACCTCGCCACCGACGCGCTGCCGACGCTCGCGGCGGGCCGGTACGCCGACCTCGCGTTTCTCGCGTGGCCGCTCCTGCCCGCCGTGGAGTACGACACCGACCCGAGCTTCGCCGCGCACTTCCTCGGCATCGAGCCGACGCCCCTGTTCCTGTTCGAGATCGGCCTCTCGGCGGTCGCGCTCGCCGTCTGGGTCCGCGACGGCACGCCCGGCGTCGACGCGCTCAGGGCGACGCTGGGCGGACTTCGAACCGCGATCACGGAGTGA